In the Chlorobium limicola DSM 245 genome, one interval contains:
- a CDS encoding esterase/lipase family protein, with amino-acid sequence MTVSQNNPVVIVPGVLFWDALYEVMREALSEYMPKEKITIAPVSFVDWIGFPPSPERSTNRVMAAIDRSVALMRRKYPGEPVTIVAHSGGGTVAMIYLLEKSFQGDVYHPGEGVAKLVTLGTPFHTHEHYAKIKTDFIFRHLDRDFFARKEVVSIVSDQYHGNLQGSIVEKMCFMFYKSVAEDGQVAGDGIVPAGSCYLEGARNVTIPHVEHLPTPHTRWYGTKEGVEQWIQWL; translated from the coding sequence ATGACGGTATCGCAGAACAACCCGGTTGTAATCGTGCCGGGAGTTCTTTTTTGGGATGCACTCTATGAGGTGATGCGCGAAGCCCTTTCAGAGTACATGCCGAAAGAGAAAATCACAATTGCACCGGTCAGTTTTGTCGACTGGATCGGTTTTCCGCCCTCTCCGGAGCGCTCGACCAACAGGGTTATGGCGGCAATCGACCGTTCGGTTGCGCTCATGAGGCGGAAGTATCCCGGAGAGCCGGTTACCATTGTCGCTCATAGCGGAGGGGGGACGGTTGCGATGATTTACCTGCTTGAAAAGTCCTTTCAGGGAGATGTCTATCATCCGGGTGAGGGAGTGGCAAAGCTCGTTACGCTTGGCACACCGTTTCATACGCATGAACATTATGCAAAAATAAAAACGGATTTTATTTTCAGACATCTCGACAGGGATTTTTTTGCTCGTAAAGAGGTTGTTTCAATTGTCAGTGATCAGTATCATGGCAATCTGCAGGGAAGTATTGTGGAAAAAATGTGTTTCATGTTCTACAAAAGTGTCGCCGAGGACGGTCAGGTGGCCGGCGACGGCATCGTTCCTGCTGGCAGCTGTTATCTTGAGGGTGCCCGAAACGTGACGATTCCGCACGTTGAGCATCTTCCTACACCGCATACCAGATGGTATGGCACAAAAGAGGGGGTTGAACAATGGATTCAATGGCTGTAA
- a CDS encoding leucyl aminopeptidase, translating to MNISVTATPVKKIKTELLVVPFTTGALKKNADGILQDLGYDAVVLRDFKADAGELVILYGAAGKAIAARAALLGMGEGKKVTDFRKAAAALALKAMDMKIESVAVDFSGVKGFASSAKSSVASICSAFIEGCYTGSYRFDRLKSDKLKKKKDESDKTKEISELVLRAEPAQLSAVEDGLAAGIITGSCQNMARDLVNLPGNLLQAEDISAAAVESGKRCGFEVNVFGKEEIEALGMGGLLAVNRGSQHPPTFTVLDYKPEGKVAKTVALVGKGVTFDSGGISLKPSEGMGEMKSDMSGAASVIGAVEAVARLGLPIRVIGLIPATDNMPSGSATKPGDVITTYSGITVEVGNTDAEGRLILADALTYAKKQYNPDVIIDLATLTGACIVALGYTVAGLFSNDDRLADDIFEAGQITGEKVWRMPLWEEYDEMIKSDVADVSNLGARGAGSVTASRFLEKFIDGHKKWAHIDIAGPSFSAKGAKVSGATGFGVRLLVELLKKWS from the coding sequence ATGAACATATCGGTTACTGCAACTCCGGTCAAAAAAATAAAAACCGAATTGTTGGTCGTTCCCTTTACAACCGGAGCGCTTAAAAAAAATGCTGACGGGATTCTGCAGGATCTCGGGTATGATGCAGTGGTGCTCAGGGATTTCAAGGCAGATGCCGGCGAACTTGTGATTCTGTACGGTGCAGCCGGAAAGGCAATCGCAGCAAGAGCTGCATTGCTCGGAATGGGAGAAGGAAAGAAAGTTACGGATTTCCGGAAAGCGGCAGCTGCCCTTGCCCTTAAGGCTATGGATATGAAGATTGAGTCCGTTGCCGTTGATTTTTCAGGAGTTAAAGGTTTCGCGTCGTCGGCAAAGTCTTCAGTTGCGTCGATTTGTTCGGCATTTATCGAAGGATGCTATACGGGCTCCTATCGGTTTGACCGTCTGAAAAGTGACAAGCTTAAAAAGAAAAAGGATGAGAGCGATAAAACGAAAGAGATTTCCGAGCTGGTACTGAGAGCGGAGCCCGCTCAGCTTTCGGCTGTTGAGGATGGTCTCGCTGCAGGAATAATTACCGGTTCATGTCAGAATATGGCCAGGGATCTGGTCAATCTGCCGGGAAACCTGCTGCAGGCAGAGGATATCTCCGCTGCAGCGGTTGAATCCGGCAAGAGATGCGGCTTTGAGGTGAACGTGTTTGGAAAGGAAGAAATAGAGGCTCTGGGTATGGGCGGGTTGCTTGCCGTCAACAGGGGAAGCCAGCATCCACCAACGTTTACCGTTCTGGATTATAAGCCGGAAGGAAAAGTCGCCAAAACAGTAGCGCTTGTCGGCAAGGGAGTTACTTTCGACTCAGGAGGCATATCCCTGAAACCTTCAGAAGGTATGGGAGAAATGAAGTCCGATATGTCGGGAGCGGCTTCCGTTATCGGAGCGGTTGAAGCCGTTGCGCGGCTTGGGCTGCCGATCCGTGTAATCGGCCTTATTCCGGCGACCGATAACATGCCGAGCGGCTCGGCAACGAAGCCGGGTGATGTCATCACCACTTATTCGGGTATTACTGTCGAAGTCGGCAATACCGATGCCGAAGGGCGACTTATTCTTGCTGATGCACTGACTTATGCAAAGAAGCAGTATAATCCGGATGTGATTATCGATCTGGCAACCTTGACTGGAGCCTGTATTGTCGCGCTCGGATATACGGTTGCAGGCTTGTTCAGCAATGACGATCGTCTGGCTGACGATATTTTTGAAGCTGGCCAGATAACAGGAGAAAAAGTCTGGAGAATGCCTCTCTGGGAGGAGTATGATGAGATGATCAAGTCGGATGTGGCCGATGTAAGCAATCTCGGCGCAAGAGGTGCCGGTTCGGTTACGGCATCCAGGTTTCTTGAAAAATTTATAGACGGGCATAAAAAATGGGCCCATATCGATATTGCCGGACCTTCGTTCTCCGCTAAAGGCGCGAAGGTCAGCGGCGCAACCGGATTCGGTGTGCGTCTGCTTGTCGAGCTCCTGAAAAAATGGTCGTAA
- a CDS encoding DHH family phosphoesterase, with product MIVPGYGRKLDLKEWSPVIEALLDGRHFVLTTHENSDGDGLGSEVALALVLRQLGRTVSIVNPTEVPPNYTFLKKAGGIVLFDGRDEGAIQELSLSDVVVVLDANLAERIGSLRPHVQFAKELGGMKVLCIDHHLDPEDFADIMICEQYASSTGELVYDLILALEEKTDRKLLTPEVANALYTAVMTDTGSFRFPKTTPYVYRLAGDLVDKGADPSLIYDRVYNSLTPQALKLLGAALSAITIYDDGMIASLFISQEMMKSTGSKLFDTDLIVTYLLSVPSVQISVLMVEMMDGRVKASFRSRGNIYVNHLARTYGGGGHMNAAGCLLQFSAEKARKVIPEAVRAFLNAHHSA from the coding sequence TAAGCTTGATTTGAAGGAATGGTCTCCAGTAATTGAGGCTCTGCTTGATGGTCGGCATTTTGTGCTGACAACACATGAAAATTCTGATGGAGACGGTCTTGGCAGCGAAGTCGCTCTTGCTCTGGTTCTAAGGCAGCTTGGTCGAACCGTTTCGATTGTCAATCCCACGGAAGTTCCCCCTAATTATACGTTTCTCAAGAAAGCAGGCGGCATTGTGCTTTTTGACGGCCGTGATGAAGGCGCTATTCAGGAGCTCTCACTCAGCGACGTTGTGGTTGTGCTCGATGCGAACCTTGCCGAGCGGATTGGTTCGCTTCGTCCTCATGTTCAGTTCGCAAAAGAGCTTGGAGGAATGAAGGTACTCTGTATCGATCATCACCTCGATCCGGAAGATTTTGCAGATATCATGATCTGTGAACAGTATGCATCCTCTACCGGTGAACTCGTTTACGATCTTATTCTGGCTCTCGAAGAGAAAACAGACAGGAAACTGCTCACTCCGGAGGTTGCGAATGCCCTCTATACCGCAGTCATGACCGATACCGGTTCGTTCAGATTTCCCAAGACAACGCCTTATGTGTACCGTCTTGCCGGTGATCTTGTCGATAAAGGTGCGGATCCGTCGCTGATCTATGACAGGGTTTATAACTCACTGACCCCCCAGGCACTCAAACTGCTTGGTGCGGCCCTGAGCGCGATCACCATTTATGATGACGGCATGATAGCCTCACTCTTTATTTCACAGGAGATGATGAAATCGACCGGCAGTAAACTCTTTGATACCGATCTGATCGTAACATATCTTTTAAGCGTTCCGTCAGTTCAGATTTCCGTGCTCATGGTGGAAATGATGGATGGAAGGGTAAAAGCGAGTTTCAGGTCGAGAGGGAACATCTATGTCAACCATCTTGCCAGGACCTATGGAGGTGGTGGCCATATGAACGCGGCGGGCTGTCTTTTACAGTTTTCGGCAGAAAAAGCCAGGAAAGTCATTCCCGAAGCCGTAAGGGCATTTCTGAACGCTCATCATTCGGCATAG